In the Onychostoma macrolepis isolate SWU-2019 chromosome 09, ASM1243209v1, whole genome shotgun sequence genome, one interval contains:
- the LOC131547466 gene encoding NLR family CARD domain-containing protein 3-like isoform X1 — protein MDHTQTSTDEEFSPGRSSVQQKRSEAESSCVSLRSEASMNHPIKFKSGDTKTDLSSVHQERSEAESGCVSLRSDRSMDHPIHFKSGDTKTDLSSFHQKSSEAESSCVSVNQPLDYKSEDTKTDLRHEVLNMFRSNLMKKFGRLYEGTATQGNPTLLNEIYTELYITESESGEISNEHEVRQIETQSRRAATEDTAIKCNDIFRPLPGQDKAIRTVLTKGVAGIGKTVSVQKLILDWAEGKENQDVQLIFPLPFREINLMKDKTLSLSDLLHIFFPETKEMEISSDEYKVLFIFDGLDECRLSLDFQSAVRLCNISESASVDVLLMNLIVGNLLPSALIWITSRPAAADLVPSECVHRVTEVRGFNEPQKQEYFRKRISDQSLADTIISHLKSSRSLYIMCHIPVFCWISAAVLEKMLSPAESGEIPKTLTQMYTRFLILQTNIKHEKDYEKKVTDEDMILKLGKVAFQQLVKGNLIFYEEDLRECGIDVTEASVYSGLCSQVFREELGLYQGKVFCFVHLSIQEHLAALYVHLSWTNNNRNVFDQSLWSKVMDWFQLNSSKHVSLSELHQRAVDEALKSKNGHLDLFLRFLLGLSVKSHQILLQQIMTLKRSGSDSNEKTVEYIKMKTGTIDSPEKSINLFHCLNELGDRSLVEQIQQYLKSGRIKQANLSSSQWSAVVFVLLTSEEELNEFCLDKFVKGKNEAENMEVLQKLLPVIKESRSVQLSDCGVTDEGCAALASALRSNPSHLRHLDLSGNELGKSVNLLSDVLQDPRCKLEILWLNNCGVTDEGCAALASALRSNPSHLRDLNLSRNKLRKSVNLLSDVLQDPDCKLETLWLNNCGVTDEGCAALASALRSNPSHLRHLDLSKNKLGESGVKLLSDLKDDPHYKLETLYYYSQYLDVSPVSSGSADGE, from the exons TTCTCCAGGACGCAG TTCAGTTCagcagaagagatcagaagcagagtccagctgtgtgtctCTGAGGAGTGAAGCGTCTATGAATCATCCAATAAAGTTTAAGAGCGGAGATACAAAGACTGATCTCAG TTCAGTTCATCAGGAGAGATCAGAAGCAGAGTCCGGCTGTGTGTCTCTGAGGAGTGACCGGTCTATGGATCATCCGATACATTTTAAGAGTGGAGATACAAAGACTGATCTCag TTCATTTCATCAGAAGAGTTCAGAAGcagagtccagctgtgtgtctGTGAATCAGCCATTAGATTATAAGAGTGAAGATACAAAGACTGATCTCAG GCATGAAGTCCTCAACATGTTTAgatcaaatctgatgaagaagttTGGTCGTCTGTATGAGGGAACAGCGACGCAGGGAAACCCAACACTCCTGAATGAGATCTACACAGAGCTCTACAtcacagagagtgagagtggAGAGATCAGTAATGAGCATGAGGTGAGACAGATTGAGACACAATCCAGGAGAGCAGCAACAGAGGACACAGCCATCAAATGCAATGACATCTTTAGACCTTTACCTGGACAAGACAAAGCCATCAGGACTGTGCTGACAAAGGGAGTCGCTGGCattggaaaaacagtctctgtgcagaagttgaTCCTGGACTGGGCTGAAGGGAAAGAGAATCAGGACGTCCAGCTCATATTTCCACTGCCTTTCAGAGAAATCAACCTGATGAAGGACAAAACACTCAGTCTTTCAGATCTTCTTCATATCTTTTTCCCTGAAACTAAAGAAATGGAAATATCcagtgatgaatataaagtgttgttcatctttgatggtctggatgagtGTCGTCTGTCTCTGGATTTTCAGAGCGCTGTGAGGTTGTGTAATATATCTGAATCAGCCTCAGTGGACGTGCTGCTGATGAACCTGATTGTGGGGAatctgcttccctctgctctcatctggatcacctccagaccagcagcagctgATCTCGTCCCCTCTGAGTGTGTCCATCGAGTGACAGAGGTACGAGGCTTCAATGAGCCACAGAAGCAGGAATActtcaggaagagaatcagtgaTCAGAGTCTGGCCGATACAATCATCTCACACCTGAAGTCATCAAGGAGCCTctacatcatgtgccacatcccagtgttctgctggatctcagccGCTGTTCTGGAGAAGATGTTGAGTCCAGCAGAGAGTGGAGAGATTCCCAAGACTCTCACTCAAATGTACACACGCTTCCTGATCCTTCAGACCAACATCAAACATGAGAAGGACTATGAGAAGAAGGTGACAGATGAAGACATGATCCTCAAACTGGGGAAAGTGGCTTTTCAGCAGCTTGTGAAAGGCAACCTGATCTTCTATGAGGAAGACCTGAGAGAGTGTGGCATTGATGTGACAGAAGCATCAGTGTACTCAGGATTGTGCTCTCAGGTCTTCAGAGAGGAGTTGGGCTTGTATCAGGGGAAAGTCTTCTGCTTTGTTCATCTGAGCATTCAGGAACATCTAGCAGCTCTATATGTGCACCTCTCCTGgacaaacaacaacagaaatgtGTTTGACCAGAGTTTGTGGTCTAAAGTTATGGACTGGTTTCAACTCAATTCATCAAAACATGTTTCATTATCTGAGCTGCATCAGAGAGCTGTGGATGAGGCTCTGAAGAGTAAAAATGGACATCTGGATCTTTTCCTGCGGTTCCTTCTGGGTTTGTCAGTAAAGTCTCATCAGATTCTCCTACAACAAATAATGACACTGAAAAGAAGCGGATCTGACAGCAAtgagaaaacagttgagtacatcAAGATGAAGACCGGGACCATTGACTCTCCAGAGaaatccatcaatctgttccactgtctgaatgaactgGGTGATCGTTCACTAGTGGAGCAAATACAACAGTATCTGAAATCTGGAAGAATAAAGCAAGCCAATCTCTCTTCATCTCAGTGGTCAGCTgtagtttttgtgttgttgacaTCAGAAGAGGAACTGAATGAGTTTTGTCTTGATAAATTTGTTAAAGGAAAGAATGAGGCTGAAAATATGGAAGTTCTTCAGAAGCTGCTGCCTGTGATTAAAGAATCCAGATCAGTTCA gttgagtgattgtggcgtcacagatgaaggttgtgctgctctggcttcagctctgagatcaaacccctcacacctgagacacCTGGATCTGTCTGGGAATGAACTCGGAAAATCAGTGAATCTGCTCTCTGATGTACTACAGGATCCTCGCTGTAAACTGGAGATACTGTG gttgaaTAATTGTGgtgtcacagatgaaggttgtgctgctctggcttcagctctgagatcaaacccctcacacctgagagaccTGAATCTGTCTCGGAATAAACTCAGAAAATCAGTGAATCTGCTCTCTGATGTACTACAGGATCCTGACTGTAAACTGGAGACACTGTG gttgaataattgtggcgtcacagatgaaggttgtgctgctctggcttcagctctgagatcaaacccctcacacctgagacacCTGGATCTGTCTAAGAATAAACTCGGAGAATCAGGAGTGAAGTTACTCTCTGATCTTAAAGATGATCCACATTATAAACTGGAGACATTATACTATT ACTCTCAGTATTTAGACGTCAGTCCAGTTTCCTCAGGATCAGCTGATGGTGAATAA
- the LOC131547466 gene encoding NLR family CARD domain-containing protein 3-like isoform X2 has product MDHTQTSTDEEFSPGRSSVQQKRSEAESSCVSLRSEASMNHPIKFKSGDTKTDLSSVHQERSEAESGCVSLRSDRSMDHPIHFKSGDTKTDLSSFHQKSSEAESSCVSVNQPLDYKSEDTKTDLRHEVLNMFRSNLMKKFGRLYEGTATQGNPTLLNEIYTELYITESESGEISNEHEVRQIETQSRRAATEDTAIKCNDIFRPLPGQDKAIRTVLTKGVAGIGKTVSVQKLILDWAEGKENQDVQLIFPLPFREINLMKDKTLSLSDLLHIFFPETKEMEISSDEYKVLFIFDGLDECRLSLDFQSAVRLCNISESASVDVLLMNLIVGNLLPSALIWITSRPAAADLVPSECVHRVTEVRGFNEPQKQEYFRKRISDQSLADTIISHLKSSRSLYIMCHIPVFCWISAAVLEKMLSPAESGEIPKTLTQMYTRFLILQTNIKHEKDYEKKVTDEDMILKLGKVAFQQLVKGNLIFYEEDLRECGIDVTEASVYSGLCSQVFREELGLYQGKVFCFVHLSIQEHLAALYVHLSWTNNNRNVFDQSLWSKVMDWFQLNSSKHVSLSELHQRAVDEALKSKNGHLDLFLRFLLGLSVKSHQILLQQIMTLKRSGSDSNEKTVEYIKMKTGTIDSPEKSINLFHCLNELGDRSLVEQIQQYLKSGRIKQANLSSSQWSAVVFVLLTSEEELNEFCLDKFVKGKNEAENMEVLQKLLPVIKESRSVQLSDCGVTDEGCAALASALRSNPSHLRHLDLSGNELGKSVNLLSDVLQDPRCKLEILCWLGSGSRCLLEVVASYAGEEVGAYGSWDSHHVVSAQRKKENKRQSSICSKDCKH; this is encoded by the exons TTCTCCAGGACGCAG TTCAGTTCagcagaagagatcagaagcagagtccagctgtgtgtctCTGAGGAGTGAAGCGTCTATGAATCATCCAATAAAGTTTAAGAGCGGAGATACAAAGACTGATCTCAG TTCAGTTCATCAGGAGAGATCAGAAGCAGAGTCCGGCTGTGTGTCTCTGAGGAGTGACCGGTCTATGGATCATCCGATACATTTTAAGAGTGGAGATACAAAGACTGATCTCag TTCATTTCATCAGAAGAGTTCAGAAGcagagtccagctgtgtgtctGTGAATCAGCCATTAGATTATAAGAGTGAAGATACAAAGACTGATCTCAG GCATGAAGTCCTCAACATGTTTAgatcaaatctgatgaagaagttTGGTCGTCTGTATGAGGGAACAGCGACGCAGGGAAACCCAACACTCCTGAATGAGATCTACACAGAGCTCTACAtcacagagagtgagagtggAGAGATCAGTAATGAGCATGAGGTGAGACAGATTGAGACACAATCCAGGAGAGCAGCAACAGAGGACACAGCCATCAAATGCAATGACATCTTTAGACCTTTACCTGGACAAGACAAAGCCATCAGGACTGTGCTGACAAAGGGAGTCGCTGGCattggaaaaacagtctctgtgcagaagttgaTCCTGGACTGGGCTGAAGGGAAAGAGAATCAGGACGTCCAGCTCATATTTCCACTGCCTTTCAGAGAAATCAACCTGATGAAGGACAAAACACTCAGTCTTTCAGATCTTCTTCATATCTTTTTCCCTGAAACTAAAGAAATGGAAATATCcagtgatgaatataaagtgttgttcatctttgatggtctggatgagtGTCGTCTGTCTCTGGATTTTCAGAGCGCTGTGAGGTTGTGTAATATATCTGAATCAGCCTCAGTGGACGTGCTGCTGATGAACCTGATTGTGGGGAatctgcttccctctgctctcatctggatcacctccagaccagcagcagctgATCTCGTCCCCTCTGAGTGTGTCCATCGAGTGACAGAGGTACGAGGCTTCAATGAGCCACAGAAGCAGGAATActtcaggaagagaatcagtgaTCAGAGTCTGGCCGATACAATCATCTCACACCTGAAGTCATCAAGGAGCCTctacatcatgtgccacatcccagtgttctgctggatctcagccGCTGTTCTGGAGAAGATGTTGAGTCCAGCAGAGAGTGGAGAGATTCCCAAGACTCTCACTCAAATGTACACACGCTTCCTGATCCTTCAGACCAACATCAAACATGAGAAGGACTATGAGAAGAAGGTGACAGATGAAGACATGATCCTCAAACTGGGGAAAGTGGCTTTTCAGCAGCTTGTGAAAGGCAACCTGATCTTCTATGAGGAAGACCTGAGAGAGTGTGGCATTGATGTGACAGAAGCATCAGTGTACTCAGGATTGTGCTCTCAGGTCTTCAGAGAGGAGTTGGGCTTGTATCAGGGGAAAGTCTTCTGCTTTGTTCATCTGAGCATTCAGGAACATCTAGCAGCTCTATATGTGCACCTCTCCTGgacaaacaacaacagaaatgtGTTTGACCAGAGTTTGTGGTCTAAAGTTATGGACTGGTTTCAACTCAATTCATCAAAACATGTTTCATTATCTGAGCTGCATCAGAGAGCTGTGGATGAGGCTCTGAAGAGTAAAAATGGACATCTGGATCTTTTCCTGCGGTTCCTTCTGGGTTTGTCAGTAAAGTCTCATCAGATTCTCCTACAACAAATAATGACACTGAAAAGAAGCGGATCTGACAGCAAtgagaaaacagttgagtacatcAAGATGAAGACCGGGACCATTGACTCTCCAGAGaaatccatcaatctgttccactgtctgaatgaactgGGTGATCGTTCACTAGTGGAGCAAATACAACAGTATCTGAAATCTGGAAGAATAAAGCAAGCCAATCTCTCTTCATCTCAGTGGTCAGCTgtagtttttgtgttgttgacaTCAGAAGAGGAACTGAATGAGTTTTGTCTTGATAAATTTGTTAAAGGAAAGAATGAGGCTGAAAATATGGAAGTTCTTCAGAAGCTGCTGCCTGTGATTAAAGAATCCAGATCAGTTCA gttgagtgattgtggcgtcacagatgaaggttgtgctgctctggcttcagctctgagatcaaacccctcacacctgagacacCTGGATCTGTCTGGGAATGAACTCGGAAAATCAGTGAATCTGCTCTCTGATGTACTACAGGATCCTCGCTGTAAACTGGAGATACTGTG ttggctcggcagtgggtctcgttgtcttttagaggttgtggcttcaTACGCAGGTGAGGAGGTCGGCGCGTATGGGTCTTGGGACAGCCATCAtgtggtatctgcacagaggaagaaagaaaacaaaagacagagcagtatttgttctaaagactgcaaacattag